One part of the Myxococcales bacterium genome encodes these proteins:
- the erpA gene encoding iron-sulfur cluster insertion protein ErpA, protein MSASVETVTPSVSPAADEAAPSFVSLTAGAADKVREIRAEESIEDSYALRVKVVGGGCSGFTYDLYFDQAQDMDHHFEANGVKLICDQMSLMYLMGTEIDYVEGLHGAGFKFQNPNVKSTCGCGSSFSA, encoded by the coding sequence ATGTCCGCCAGCGTTGAAACCGTGACCCCTTCCGTTTCGCCCGCCGCCGATGAGGCCGCGCCCAGCTTCGTGAGCCTCACCGCCGGAGCCGCCGACAAGGTCCGCGAGATCCGCGCCGAGGAGAGCATCGAGGATAGCTACGCCCTCCGCGTGAAGGTCGTGGGCGGGGGTTGTTCCGGGTTTACCTACGATCTCTACTTCGATCAGGCCCAGGACATGGACCACCACTTCGAGGCCAACGGCGTGAAGTTGATCTGTGACCAGATGAGCCTGATGTACCTCATGGGTACGGAGATCGACTACGTGGAAGGCCTGCACGGCGCTGGCTTCAAGTTCCAGAATCCGAACGTGAAGAGCACCTGCGGCTGCGGAAGCTCGTTCTCCGCCTGA
- the moeB gene encoding molybdopterin-synthase adenylyltransferase MoeB, which produces MATFTSFLKDIKSQIREVDVPSVREIVAARGKPGTSPVVIDVREKDEWLEGFIPGAKWIPRGFLELRIEEQVPEKSSEVIIYCAGGTRSALAAKSLEALGYANVSSMAGGFTAWKRAGLAFDRPYVMTQEQAIRYSRHTMLPEVGEEGQIKLLKAKVLAIGAGALGSPVSLYLAAAGVGTFGIVDDDTVDSSNLQRQVLHATDRIGTPKVESAAKTIKGLNPDVKVIPFQTRLSSDNVLDIIKDFDVIVDGVDNFPTRYLLNDAALKLGKPVIHASIYRFEGQVTSFIPDEGPCYRCLYPEPPPPDMAPSCQEAGVLGVLPGVVGVLQATEAIKILLGLGKNLAGRLIMYDAVNTKFREMKLRRDPKCPTCGEGVDRSKIELIDYEQFCAV; this is translated from the coding sequence ATGGCCACGTTTACGAGTTTTCTCAAGGACATCAAGAGCCAGATCCGTGAGGTCGACGTCCCCTCCGTTCGGGAGATCGTCGCGGCTCGCGGAAAACCCGGCACCAGCCCCGTCGTCATCGACGTACGGGAAAAGGACGAGTGGCTCGAGGGCTTCATCCCCGGAGCCAAGTGGATCCCGCGCGGCTTCCTGGAGCTGCGCATCGAAGAGCAGGTCCCCGAAAAGTCGAGCGAGGTCATCATCTACTGTGCCGGTGGCACGCGTTCGGCGCTGGCGGCCAAGTCGCTCGAGGCCCTGGGCTACGCCAACGTGTCGTCGATGGCGGGGGGCTTCACCGCCTGGAAGCGGGCAGGGCTCGCTTTCGATCGCCCCTACGTGATGACGCAAGAGCAGGCCATTCGCTATTCGCGCCACACGATGCTTCCCGAGGTGGGCGAGGAGGGGCAGATCAAGCTGCTCAAGGCGAAGGTCCTGGCGATCGGTGCGGGCGCGCTGGGCTCGCCGGTCTCGCTGTACCTCGCCGCGGCGGGCGTAGGCACCTTCGGTATCGTCGACGACGACACGGTCGATTCGTCGAACCTGCAGCGGCAGGTCTTGCATGCCACGGACCGCATTGGCACGCCCAAGGTGGAGTCGGCGGCCAAGACCATCAAGGGGCTCAACCCCGACGTCAAGGTCATCCCGTTTCAGACGCGGCTGTCCTCCGACAACGTGCTCGACATCATCAAGGACTTCGACGTCATCGTGGACGGCGTCGACAACTTCCCCACGCGCTACCTGCTCAACGACGCGGCGCTGAAGCTGGGCAAGCCCGTAATTCACGCCAGCATCTATCGCTTCGAGGGCCAGGTCACGTCGTTCATTCCCGACGAAGGGCCGTGCTACCGCTGCCTCTACCCCGAGCCCCCGCCGCCCGACATGGCACCGTCGTGCCAGGAAGCGGGCGTGCTGGGTGTGCTCCCCGGCGTGGTGGGCGTTTTACAGGCCACCGAGGCGATCAAGATCTTGCTGGGCCTGGGCAAGAACCTGGCCGGACGCCTGATCATGTATGACGCCGTCAACACCAAGTTCCGCGAGATGAAGTTGCGGCGCGATCCGAAGTGCCCCACCTGCGGTGAGGGTGTCGACCGGAGCAAGATCGAACTCATCGACTACGAGCAGTTCTGCGCGGTGTGA
- a CDS encoding Re/Si-specific NAD(P)(+) transhydrogenase subunit alpha, protein MPKVFVPRETQAGETRVAATPETVKAFVKAGLEVVVEADAGRASHLLDPTYSEAGARITTAPALEWGQADLVLKVVGPTPEQAASLKPGAILVSFIAPHKNLALVKALAAQKISTLAMELVPRITRAQKMDALSSQASIAGYKAVLVGASRLGKYFPLLMTAAGTVQPAKVVIMGAGVAGLQAIATAKRLGAVIWVSDVRPAVKEQVESLGGKFIDLPMEESGEGQGGYAKEMSAEFLAKQQAIIAEHVASADVVITTAQIPGKPAPRLVTAATVEKMRPGSVIVDLAAEQGGNCELTEPGAEVVKHEVLIVGTTNWPATMPLDASMLYARNIQALVLHILKKAEGGPTLTIDVAEEVTRGTLLTHAGEVVHGPTAKALETA, encoded by the coding sequence ATGCCGAAGGTCTTCGTCCCCAGAGAAACCCAAGCCGGTGAGACCCGCGTCGCGGCCACCCCCGAAACCGTAAAAGCCTTCGTCAAGGCGGGGCTCGAGGTGGTGGTGGAGGCCGATGCCGGCCGGGCGTCGCACTTGCTCGATCCAACCTACTCCGAGGCCGGCGCGCGGATCACCACCGCGCCGGCCCTCGAGTGGGGGCAAGCCGACCTCGTCTTGAAGGTGGTGGGTCCCACGCCGGAGCAGGCGGCTTCCTTGAAGCCTGGCGCCATCCTCGTGTCCTTCATCGCGCCTCACAAGAACCTAGCCCTCGTCAAGGCCTTGGCGGCTCAGAAGATCAGCACCTTGGCGATGGAGCTCGTGCCGCGCATCACGCGGGCACAGAAGATGGATGCGCTGTCCTCCCAGGCCAGCATTGCAGGCTACAAGGCCGTGCTGGTGGGCGCGAGCCGTCTTGGCAAGTACTTCCCGCTGCTGATGACCGCTGCGGGCACGGTGCAACCCGCGAAGGTGGTCATCATGGGCGCGGGCGTGGCGGGGCTTCAGGCCATTGCAACGGCCAAGCGGCTGGGCGCCGTGATCTGGGTTTCCGACGTGCGCCCCGCCGTCAAGGAGCAGGTGGAATCCCTGGGCGGCAAGTTCATCGACCTGCCGATGGAGGAAAGCGGCGAAGGGCAGGGTGGGTACGCCAAAGAGATGTCCGCCGAGTTCCTGGCCAAGCAGCAGGCGATCATCGCCGAGCACGTGGCCAGCGCCGACGTGGTCATCACCACGGCCCAGATCCCGGGCAAGCCGGCCCCCCGGCTGGTCACGGCGGCCACCGTCGAAAAGATGCGGCCCGGATCGGTGATCGTGGATCTTGCGGCCGAGCAGGGCGGTAACTGCGAGCTGACCGAGCCGGGCGCCGAAGTGGTGAAGCACGAGGTGCTGATCGTGGGCACCACGAACTGGCCCGCGACCATGCCTCTCGACGCCAGCATGCTCTACGCCCGGAACATTCAGGCTTTGGTGCTTCACATCTTGAAGAAGGCCGAGGGCGGCCCCACGCTCACGATCGACGTGGCCGAGGAGGTGACCCGGGGCACCTTGCTCACACATGCCGGTGAGGTCGTGCACGGCCCCACGGCCAAGGCGCTCGAGACCGCCTGA
- a CDS encoding FHA domain-containing protein, which yields MPKLIVIANEGERDFELGPVTTIGRHPDNTIQILDRIVSKEHAQVIRQSDGRFLFRDLGSLNGSFYAEERVGERVLADGDEITMGAARLVFRAQASAPAPAEQVRIEHSQETLIRQTLHTEQENQEFLPEVRITDLEVLRRDYEKLRMAHELGRAIGLEVNLDVLLDKIITKAFDLLPADRGVILLLENGAPTPRIARTRDGRTEQIALSSSILNEVLTKKIAVLSSDASMDSRFSGAHSIIIQGIRSTMTVPLLHQGEILGLMHLDSLITANAFGEKDLQIFSSIAGQAAAAISNSLLAKKIEHEASTRAQFQRLLSPNLVEQVVQGRLQLEKGGQRSEVTLLFSDIRGFTSMSETTSPEEIVRMLNEYFEIMVDVLFRHQGTLDKFVGDEIIALFGAPVALPNAELCAIECALEMLKVLKDWNRVRVSEGLPEVQIGLGINTGEVVTGAIGSSRALQYTAIGDAVNTTSRLCSNAKAGQLLVSEDTYRKVMDRVAAIRLPPLKVKGKEKELAVYNVIGMRSSDWRQESTRPV from the coding sequence ATGCCCAAGCTGATTGTCATCGCGAACGAGGGAGAACGGGACTTCGAGCTGGGCCCGGTGACCACCATCGGGCGCCACCCGGACAACACCATCCAGATCCTGGACCGCATCGTGTCGAAGGAACACGCCCAGGTGATTCGCCAAAGCGACGGGCGGTTCCTGTTCCGTGATCTCGGCAGCCTGAACGGCTCCTTCTACGCCGAAGAACGCGTGGGAGAGCGCGTTTTGGCAGACGGCGACGAGATCACGATGGGTGCGGCCCGCCTGGTGTTCCGGGCCCAGGCCTCGGCCCCCGCGCCCGCGGAGCAGGTCCGCATCGAACACTCCCAGGAGACGCTCATCCGGCAGACGCTCCACACCGAACAAGAAAACCAGGAGTTTCTGCCCGAGGTGCGCATCACGGACCTCGAGGTGCTCCGCCGCGACTACGAAAAGCTTCGCATGGCGCACGAGCTCGGCCGCGCCATCGGCCTCGAGGTGAACCTCGACGTGCTGCTCGACAAGATCATCACCAAAGCCTTCGATCTGCTGCCGGCCGATCGGGGCGTCATCCTGCTGCTGGAAAACGGCGCACCCACACCCCGGATCGCGCGTACGCGAGACGGGCGCACCGAGCAGATCGCGCTTTCGTCTTCCATCCTGAACGAAGTGCTCACGAAGAAGATCGCGGTGCTCTCCTCCGACGCGTCGATGGACAGCCGGTTTTCAGGCGCGCATTCGATCATCATTCAAGGCATCCGCTCGACCATGACCGTGCCGCTTTTGCACCAGGGCGAGATCTTGGGCCTCATGCACCTCGATTCGCTCATCACGGCCAACGCCTTTGGCGAAAAGGATCTGCAGATCTTCAGCAGCATCGCAGGGCAAGCCGCCGCCGCGATCTCGAACTCTTTATTGGCCAAGAAGATCGAGCACGAGGCCAGCACCCGCGCTCAGTTTCAGCGCCTGCTTTCGCCGAATCTGGTGGAGCAGGTGGTGCAAGGCCGGCTGCAGCTCGAAAAAGGTGGGCAGCGCAGCGAAGTGACCCTGCTGTTCTCTGACATCCGCGGATTCACCTCGATGAGCGAAACCACGTCGCCCGAAGAGATCGTTCGCATGTTGAACGAATACTTCGAGATCATGGTGGACGTGCTCTTCCGCCACCAGGGAACGCTCGACAAGTTCGTGGGTGACGAGATCATCGCTCTCTTCGGAGCCCCGGTGGCCCTGCCGAATGCGGAATTGTGTGCGATCGAGTGTGCCCTGGAGATGCTGAAGGTGCTCAAGGACTGGAACCGCGTGCGCGTGTCCGAAGGTCTGCCCGAGGTGCAGATCGGCCTTGGCATCAACACGGGCGAAGTGGTCACGGGCGCGATCGGCAGTTCACGCGCGCTTCAGTACACCGCCATCGGAGACGCCGTGAACACCACGTCCCGCCTGTGCTCGAACGCCAAAGCCGGCCAGCTGCTCGTCTCCGAAGACACCTATCGCAAGGTGATGGACCGTGTGGCGGCCATTCGCTTGCCCCCCCTCAAGGTGAAGGGGAAAGAAAAAGAGCTGGCCGTCTACAACGTGATCGGCATGCGTTCGAGCGACTGGCGGCAGGAATCCACGCGGCCCGTGTGA
- a CDS encoding flippase-like domain-containing protein: MKHRLVRLLAWVVALAILAFLFTRIPVADVGRALAQAAPWTIPVIALAVILVYAADAFAAWKTFSWFAAPLTYREALTVRGASYILAMVNYAVGQGAFAYFLHKTKSVPLLRTAATVLLIMGTNLLLLLFMSSAGLLAVTNVPPAASATLATSRGLAFAGYAGLLVYVVLVVTKPRFLAKRQMFEVLFAAGITGHLKALAARVPHILSLLVFAYLYLYAFGVKVPPLQALVFLPISFLVAAVPLPGQGLGTAQAVMVAMFRPYAAGTGAQAEATVFAASLTGWALATGVQMAIGLFCLRSQLSQVLTRPAPPPSSEALD, encoded by the coding sequence ATGAAACACCGCCTCGTGCGCCTCCTCGCTTGGGTCGTGGCGCTCGCCATCCTGGCTTTTCTCTTCACCCGCATCCCCGTGGCTGACGTGGGGCGGGCCCTCGCGCAGGCCGCCCCCTGGACAATCCCCGTCATCGCCCTCGCCGTCATCCTGGTTTATGCCGCCGATGCCTTCGCGGCGTGGAAGACGTTTTCGTGGTTCGCGGCCCCCCTGACCTACCGGGAAGCCCTGACCGTGCGGGGCGCCTCCTACATTCTGGCGATGGTGAACTATGCCGTGGGGCAAGGCGCCTTCGCCTACTTCCTCCACAAAACGAAGTCCGTTCCGCTCCTCCGGACCGCGGCCACGGTCCTCCTCATCATGGGCACGAACCTGCTGCTTTTGTTGTTCATGTCGTCCGCCGGTCTGCTGGCCGTGACCAACGTGCCCCCAGCGGCCTCCGCCACACTGGCCACCTCACGCGGGCTGGCCTTCGCAGGGTACGCAGGCCTCCTGGTTTACGTGGTGCTCGTGGTGACCAAACCCCGCTTTCTGGCGAAGCGCCAGATGTTCGAGGTGCTCTTTGCGGCGGGCATCACCGGGCACCTCAAGGCGCTGGCCGCCCGGGTGCCCCACATCCTTTCGTTGCTGGTTTTTGCCTACCTTTACCTCTACGCCTTCGGGGTGAAGGTGCCACCGCTTCAGGCGCTCGTGTTTCTGCCGATCTCGTTCCTGGTGGCAGCCGTTCCTCTTCCCGGGCAGGGGCTTGGCACCGCACAGGCGGTGATGGTGGCCATGTTTCGGCCCTACGCGGCGGGAACGGGCGCGCAGGCTGAAGCCACCGTGTTCGCGGCCAGCTTGACCGGCTGGGCACTGGCAACGGGCGTGCAAATGGCGATCGGGCTTTTTTGCCTCCGCAGCCAGTTGAGCCAGGTGCTCACCCGGCCCGCGCCCCCCCCCTCGTCCGAAGCCCTGGATTGA
- a CDS encoding Uma2 family endonuclease yields MGLAKRIAEHTEPSIEDTVLLLPNATWADYQRHLEMRGEKSAPRISFLEGTIEIVSPSRTHEEIKSLIGCLVEVWCLEKNIEFRALGSWTLENKDERRGVEPDECYVFGDKPQTSRPDLAIEVVWTSGGLNKLEIYRKLGGQEVWFWQRGIISIHVLHDDTYQEVKASLNLVGIDVTQLASFLDRPSTSQAMRDYRAHLQAG; encoded by the coding sequence ATGGGACTTGCGAAGCGAATCGCGGAGCACACCGAGCCCTCCATCGAGGACACGGTGTTGTTGTTGCCCAACGCGACGTGGGCCGATTATCAGCGGCACCTCGAAATGCGAGGGGAAAAGTCCGCACCTCGCATCTCGTTTCTGGAAGGAACCATCGAAATCGTGAGCCCTTCACGCACACACGAGGAAATCAAGTCACTCATCGGGTGTCTCGTGGAAGTGTGGTGCCTCGAAAAGAACATCGAGTTTCGGGCTCTGGGTTCGTGGACGCTCGAGAACAAAGACGAGCGCCGCGGGGTGGAGCCGGATGAATGCTACGTGTTCGGCGACAAGCCACAGACCAGCCGCCCAGACCTTGCCATTGAAGTGGTGTGGACGTCCGGCGGTTTGAACAAGCTCGAAATCTACCGCAAGCTGGGGGGCCAAGAAGTCTGGTTCTGGCAGCGCGGGATCATCAGCATTCATGTCCTGCACGACGACACGTACCAGGAAGTGAAGGCCAGCTTGAACCTCGTGGGCATTGACGTGACGCAGTTGGCGTCGTTTCTCGATCGGCCGTCAACCAGCCAAGCGATGCGCGACTACCGCGCGCACCTTCAAGCGGGCTAA
- a CDS encoding RHS repeat-associated core domain-containing protein, whose translation MVKAFGYDRLGRAVVESTVRNGVEHVFKRSFDDAGRLDVLTYPEARLAGQSAGQGATTRVQYVYNEINGSLSRVRNADNPTQVFWEALARDDSNRITSERFGQLVETTRTWNQRRGWIDGITTKLGSSILQQASYVRTPGGFVKERREGVASGGAFTETFGYDALNRLETWCVRDVSGGSANCSQAAFGVKYEFSDNGNLTGRKTFMNGAANSPVEDIRYAYPSAGAPRPHAVRTRRWEVGNGSDAEFKYDGAGRQWERPGQVVTYNAFDLPEKIVSGGATTTYLYDAEGGRYEKKTVFGPTLTRRTTYVGGLYEVRQDVGTSAGNNEETHVYYVGLGNTVIAQLERRSSDLSRLEVEYLHNDHLGTVSFSTSEAGVMSPKTYTDPYGNRFNPQQAPRLDGAAVPGIAGVTRGFTGHEMEVDDLGVINMQGRIFDPVNGRFNSADPLVQAPQYSQSYNRYMYVMGNPVGATDPTGYSSSYANQQIYVEPQWVSEMRLIDARARAEEAFWMSQGPAGAHDIDTFSLGMEMTAYTSSGDRGTMSAKFELARIHVESSGEFGRSMGGSLGKTTAAVIEKALKEQAASNAGQGASKDRNGLSTAGAIADNGGGKKNTATDAPRYGDRAGENPHRGKEGSAGGGVSGNAYGPQTTFGHNGAYRTTKDAMEAAHSLLEKQGTTNALGETREYGVAVFIQKEHPGWYFIGSLVEGHSGASVDWDRVSQAAPHNSFTVTLSHTHPIGTGWSQEDRDTLNDMARRPHQVPLAPWDAPGTLRGRAITQAGLVRFPGASLFVDLPF comes from the coding sequence GTGGTGAAGGCGTTCGGGTACGATAGGCTGGGGCGCGCAGTGGTGGAATCGACGGTTCGGAACGGGGTGGAGCACGTGTTCAAACGGTCGTTCGACGACGCGGGACGTTTGGACGTGTTGACGTATCCCGAGGCGCGGCTCGCAGGGCAAAGTGCGGGTCAGGGGGCTACGACGCGCGTGCAATACGTTTACAACGAGATCAATGGGTCTCTGTCGCGGGTGCGGAACGCTGACAACCCCACCCAGGTATTTTGGGAGGCTTTGGCGCGTGACGACTCGAACCGCATCACGTCGGAGCGCTTCGGTCAGCTGGTGGAGACCACGAGGACGTGGAACCAGAGGCGTGGGTGGATCGATGGCATTACGACGAAGTTGGGCAGTTCGATACTGCAGCAGGCCAGCTACGTGCGAACACCGGGTGGCTTCGTGAAGGAGAGGCGGGAGGGTGTGGCGAGCGGTGGGGCCTTTACGGAGACGTTTGGGTACGATGCTCTGAACCGGCTCGAGACGTGGTGCGTGCGCGACGTTTCGGGTGGGAGTGCGAACTGCAGCCAAGCGGCGTTCGGTGTAAAGTACGAGTTCTCAGACAACGGCAATTTGACGGGCCGAAAGACATTCATGAATGGTGCGGCAAACAGTCCGGTTGAGGACATTCGCTACGCGTACCCTTCGGCGGGGGCTCCGCGCCCGCACGCAGTGAGGACGCGGCGATGGGAGGTGGGCAACGGGAGCGACGCGGAGTTTAAGTACGACGGGGCGGGGCGGCAGTGGGAGCGGCCAGGCCAGGTGGTGACGTACAACGCATTTGACCTTCCGGAGAAGATCGTATCGGGAGGAGCGACGACAACGTATCTGTACGATGCGGAGGGAGGTCGGTACGAAAAGAAGACTGTATTTGGTCCCACGTTGACGCGAAGGACGACGTATGTGGGTGGGCTATACGAGGTTCGGCAGGACGTGGGAACGTCCGCGGGGAACAACGAAGAGACGCATGTCTACTACGTCGGGTTGGGGAACACGGTGATCGCTCAGCTGGAGCGACGGAGTTCAGATCTGAGCCGGCTGGAGGTGGAGTATCTGCACAACGACCACCTGGGAACGGTGTCATTTTCGACGAGTGAAGCGGGTGTAATGAGCCCGAAGACGTACACGGATCCGTACGGAAACCGGTTCAACCCGCAGCAGGCGCCTCGACTTGATGGAGCGGCTGTGCCAGGGATTGCTGGGGTCACGCGCGGGTTTACCGGGCACGAGATGGAGGTGGACGACCTGGGGGTGATCAACATGCAGGGGCGAATCTTCGACCCCGTAAATGGGCGATTCAACTCGGCTGACCCGTTGGTACAGGCACCGCAGTACAGCCAAAGCTACAACCGGTACATGTACGTGATGGGGAATCCGGTAGGAGCTACGGATCCTACGGGGTATTCGTCGAGCTACGCTAATCAGCAGATCTACGTTGAACCGCAGTGGGTTTCAGAGATGAGGCTGATCGATGCAAGAGCGCGCGCCGAAGAGGCCTTTTGGATGTCGCAGGGGCCAGCAGGTGCGCATGACATCGATACCTTCAGCCTGGGCATGGAGATGACGGCCTACACCAGCTCCGGTGATAGGGGCACGATGTCTGCGAAGTTTGAACTTGCAAGAATTCACGTTGAGTCCAGCGGCGAGTTCGGGAGGAGCATGGGTGGCTCGTTGGGCAAGACGACGGCCGCAGTCATCGAAAAGGCATTGAAGGAGCAAGCCGCAAGCAACGCCGGCCAGGGGGCCTCGAAGGACAGGAACGGACTGTCAACCGCCGGCGCGATAGCCGACAACGGGGGAGGAAAGAAGAACACGGCAACGGACGCGCCGAGGTATGGAGACAGAGCAGGTGAGAACCCGCACCGAGGAAAGGAGGGGAGTGCAGGTGGCGGGGTATCCGGCAACGCTTACGGGCCCCAAACGACATTTGGTCACAACGGAGCCTACCGTACTACGAAGGACGCCATGGAAGCAGCCCACTCCCTCCTTGAAAAGCAGGGGACAACTAACGCGTTGGGCGAAACACGAGAGTATGGTGTTGCGGTCTTCATCCAGAAGGAGCATCCCGGCTGGTATTTCATTGGGTCTCTGGTTGAGGGCCATAGCGGCGCCTCCGTGGATTGGGATCGAGTAAGTCAGGCAGCACCGCACAACTCGTTCACCGTGACGCTCTCTCATACGCATCCAATCGGTACTGGTTGGAGCCAAGAGGACAGAGATACTCTGAACGACATGGCAAGACGACCCCACCAGGTTCCCCTGGCACCATGGGATGCGCCCGGAACTCTTCGGGGTAGAGCCATTACCCAGGCCGGTTTGGTCCGGTTTCCAGGTGCGTCGCTATTCGTGGATCTTCCGTTTTGA